Within the Kribbella aluminosa genome, the region TCGGTCTGGCGCATGCACTGCGCGCACCACACGTGCTGATCGCCGTACATGACCAGGAGGCGGCCACGTCGCTCCGGGAGGCGCTGATGGAGCGCGACGACCAGTTGGCGATCGAAGTACGTGAGACACCGGGCCGGTTCGTCGCAGGGGAGGCCCGTGCGGTGTTGAGCGTGCTGGAAGGCGGTACTGCCGTACCACCGGGGCGTCGGGTGCTGCCGACGCGCAAGGGGTACCACCGGCGTCCGACGTTCCTCTCCAACGTGGAGACGTTCGCCCAGCTCGCCGTACTGGCGCGGCTCGGGTCTCGTGGGTACAGCAGCACCGGGCTGAGCAGTGAGCCGGGTACGCAGCTCCTGACGATCGGCGGGGCCGTCCAGCACCCCGGCGTACTGGAGACACCGAACGGTGTCCCACTGGACACAGTCCTGCAGTACGCCGGTGCGGAACCGGGCCCTGTCCTGCTGGGCGGGTACCACGGGCGCTGGCTGCCGAACACCGACGGCCTGACGCTCCAGCGGCCGGAGGTGTCCGCGGGCATCATCCTGGCGCTCGGCTCCGACACCTGTCCGCTGGGAGAGGTCACCCGGGTCGCCGAGTGGCTGAGAGGTCAGTCAGCAGGACAGTGCGGCCCGTGCGTGTTCGGCCTCGGCGCTCTGGTCGACGACTTCGCCCGGATCACGATCGGCGACCCGGACGGCTGGTACGACGCCCAGCGGCATCTCGGGCTGGTTCCGGGCCGAGGAGCCTGCGCGCACCCGGACGGGACTGCGAGGTTCCTCACATCGGCGCTCGAGGTGTTCGAGGACGACGTACGGCGGCATCTCAACCACGAGGGGTGCGGCAGGCCGGTCCGCGGCGTGCTGCCGGTATCGGGAGGCCAGCGGTGAGCAGGCTGGAGATCGACTGGACCCGGTGCGACGGGCACGGCTTGTGCGCCGGGCTGTTGCCCGACGACATCGCCCTCGACGAGTGGGGATTCCCGGTGCTCCGGGGCCGCGAGATCACCGCCGGTGAGCTGCCGGATGCGCGCCGCGCTGTGCTCGCCTGCCCGGCTCTCGCACTGCGTCTCACCAAAGGTCTCACCAAACGATGACAGGCTCGTCCCAACACCACACCAGTGACAAAGGTGGACTAATCTCTGAGTGACCGCACAATGTCGTGCGGTCCGGCGGGAGCCGACCGCCGACGTCACGTGTGGAGACGGTGGGGAATGCAGAGCAAGCTGGACGTCCTGAAGGCCGATGTGATCGCGAAGGCGGTGGCCACGGGGACCCATGGGCACGACAAAGTGGTCGACCCGGTCAGGCTGAAGACCTTCCTCGAGCAGTACTACCGGCATGTTGCCGCCGAGGACGTCGCCGAGCGCCAGCCGAACGACTGCCTGGGGGCCGCGCGGCACCACTACAAGTCGGCCATGTCCCGGCCGCAGGGTACGGCGAAGGTGCACGTGTTCACCCCGACGCCCGAGGAGTTCGGCTGGTCCGCGGCCGGCCGGACCGTGGTCGAGATCGTGGTCGACGACATGCCGTTCCTGGTCGACACCGCGGCGATGGTGATCACCGAGCGGAACCTCGAGCTGCAGCTGCTGATCCACCCGCAGTTCGTGGTCCGGCGGGACGTCGCCGGCACGCTGCAGGAGGTCCTGGACGACACCACCTCGGCGGACGAGCACGACCTGGTCCGCGAGAGCTGGATGCACCTGGAGATCGAGCGGATCGCCGACGTCACCGAGCACCGTGCGCTCGAGCAGGACCTGCTCAAGGTGCTGAACGACGTCCGCGAGGCCGTCGAGGACTGGCCGAAGATGCACGAGAAGGCCGTCAGCATCGCGGCCGGCCTGCACGCCGCCGATCTGCCGGTGCCGGAGAGCGAGGTGGAGGAGGCCCGCGAGCTGCTGGAGTGGCTGGCCGACGAGCACTTCACCTTCCTCGGCTACCGCGAGTACGACTTCACCATGGAGGGCGCGCAGGGCATCCTGCGTGGCAGCGCCGGCACCGGGCTGGGCATCCTCCGGCCGGACCCGAGGCCGGGCTCCGGCAAGCTGCCGCCCGAGGTAAGCGCCAAGGCGCGTGAACGCAAGCTCATGATCCTCACCAAGGCGAACTCCCGCTCCACCGTGCACCGCTCGACCTACCTGGACTACGTCGGCATCAAGCAGTTCGACGAGAACGGCGACGCGGTCCGCGAGTGCCGGTTCATCGGCCTGCTGTCGTCAACGGCGTACACGGAGAGCGTTATGCAGGTCCCGGTGCTGCGGCGCAAGGCGCTGGAGCTGTTCCGGCTGACTGGCTTCGACCCGAACAGCCACAGCGGCAAGGGCCTGCTGGACGTACTGGAGACGTACCCGCGCGACGAGCTGCTGCAAGCGCCGGTGGAGGACCTGCTCCCGATCGTGCAGTCCGTCCTGCACCTGCAGGAGCGGCGCGCGGTCAAGCTGTTCGTACGCCGTGACGTCTACAACCGGTACCTGTCCTGCCTGGTGTACCTGCCGCGGGACCGTTACACGACGGCGGTCCGGCTGCGCATGCAGCAGATCCTCAAGGACGCCATCGGCGCCGAGTCCGTCACGTACGCGGCGTACGTCACCGAGTCCGTGCTGGCCCGCGTGCACTTCGTGGTCCGGATGAAGCAGGGCGAGACCGTAGGCGAGTACGACGCGGACACCCTGGAGCAGCAGGTCGTCGAGGCGACCCGTGCCTGGGAGGACGACTTCACCGCGGCGCTGCACGCGCAGGGCGGCGACGGCGCGGTCACCAAGCTGTTCCGCCGGTACGCCGACGCGTTCCCGGAGGCGTACAAGGAGGACTTCGACGCGCGCGTCGCGGTCAACGACGTCCACGTGCTGGACGGGCTGCCCGCGGACAACGGGCTGGCCATGTCGCTGTACAGCCCGATCGACGAGGAGTGGGAGGGCGAGCGCCGCTTCAAGGTGTTCCGCACCGGGTCGGCGCTGTCCCTGTCGCACGTGCTGCCGCACCTCAGCGCGATGGGCGTGGAGGTCGTCGACGAACGCCCGTACGAGATCCGCCGTGCCGACGGCAGCATGGCGTACATCTACGACTTCGGGCTGCGGGCGCCGGAGGACAGCGAGGAGCGCGAAGAGCTGCGCACACTGTTCTCCGACACGTTCCAGGCGGTATGGGAGGGCCGGGCCGAGTCCGACAGGCTGAATGCGCTCGTACTGCGTGGCAGCCTCAGCTGGCGGCAGGTGTCGATCCTGCGCGCGTACCAGCGCTACATGCGCCAGGGCGGTACGCCGTTCAGCCAGGCCTACATCGAGAACACCTTCCTGAACCACGTGGACGTGGCGGGCCTCCTGGTGCAGCTGTTCGAGACCAGCTTCGACCCGGCGCGCGGTGCGGCCGACGACCCGGACCGGACGATGCGTACGGACCAGCTGGAGAAGGAGATCCTGGCGGCGCTGGACACGGTGCAGAGCCTGGACGAGGACCGCATCCTGAGGTCGTACCTGACCGTCATGAAGGCGACCCTGCGGACGAACTACTTCCAGCCGGGGCCGGACGGCCGGCCGCGGCCGTACATCTCGCTGAAGCTGGAGCCGAAGGCGATCCCGGACCTGCCGCAGCCGCGGCCGGCGTACGAGATCTTCGTCTACTCGCCGCGGGTCGAAGGTGTGCACCTGCGGTTCGGCGCGGTCGCGCGCGGCGGTCTGCGCTGGTCGGACCGGCGCGAGGACTTCCGGACCGAGGTGCTCGGCCTGGTGAAGGCGCAGATGGTGAAGAACTCGGTGATCGTGCCCGTCGGCGCGAAGGGCGGGTTCTACGCCAAGCAACTGCCGGACCCGTCGGCGGACCGGGACGCCTGGCTGGCCGAGGGCATCGCGTCGTACAAGACCTTCATCTCCGGGCTGCTGGACATCACCGACAACATCGTCGCCGGTGACATCGTTCCTCCTCGGGACGTGGTGCGGTACGACGGGGACGACGCATATCTGGTGGTTGCCGCGGACAAGGGAACGGCGACGTTCTCCGACATCGCGAACGGGGTCGCGAAGGAGTACGGGTTCTGGCTGGGCGACGCGTTCGCGTCCGGCGGCTCGGTCGGGTACGACCACAAGGCGATGGGCATCACCGCCCGCGGCGCCTGGGAGTCGGTCAAGCGGCACTTCCGCGAGCTCGGCCACGACTGCCAGAACGAGGACTTCACGGTCGTCGGCGTCGGCGACATGTCCGGTGACGTGTTCGGCAACGGGATGCTGCTGTCGGAGCACATCCGGCTGGTCGCGGCGTTCGACCACCGGCACATCTTCCTGGACCCGGCGCCGGACGCGGCGGTGTCCTTCGCCGAGCGGCGGCGGCTGTTCGAGCTGCCGCGATCCTCGTGGGCGGACTACGACGCGTCGCTGATCTCCGCCGGCGGCGGGGTGTACCCGCGAACCGAGAAGGCGATCCCGATCTCCTCGCAGGTCCGTGAGGTGCTCGGCATCGACGGTAGCGCCACGAAGCTGACGCCCGCCGAGCTGATGAACGCGATCCTGAAGGCGCCGGTCGACCTGTTCTGGAACGGCGGCATCGGGACGTACGTGAAGTCGTCGAACGAGTCGAACGCCGACGTCGGCGACAAGGCGAACGACGCGATCCGGATCAACGGCGCCGAGCTGCGCGCCCGCGCGGTCGGCGAGGGTGGCAACCTCGGCTTCACCCAGCTCGGCCGGATCGAGTACGCCGCGAACGGCGGCCGGATCAACACCGACTTCATCGACAACGTGGCCGGCGTGGACACCTCCGACCACGAGGTGAACATCAAGATCCTGCTGGACACGGTGGTCGCGGACGGCGACCTGACCGAGAAGCAGCGCAACGACATCATCGCGTCGATGACCGACGAGGTCGGCGCGCTGGTGCTGAAGAGCAACTACCGGCAGAACATCGCGCTCGCCAACGCGACCGCGCAGGCGCCGGCGTTGATGCACGTCCACCAGGACTGGGTGCGGCGGCTGGAACGCCAGGGCCTGCTCGACCGGCAGCTGGAGTTCCTGCCGAGCATCCCGGAGTTCAAGCGCCGCAAGGCCGAGGGCCGCGGGCTGACCTCGCCGGAGCTGTCCGTGCTGATCGCGTACACCAAGATCGTCATGGAAGCCGAGCTGCTCAAGACGTCGCTGCCGGACGACCCGTTCCTCAAGCACAAGCTCGCCAGCTACTTCCCGAAGGCGATCCAGGAGCGGTTCGCGGATCAGATCCAGAGCCACCAGCTGCGCCGCGAGATCATCACCACGCAGGTCGTGAACGAGTTCGTGAACACGTCCGGCATCACGGCGTACCACCGGCTGTCGCTGGAGACCGGCGGCAACGAGGAGGACGTCGTCCGCGCGAACCTCGCGGCCTCGCGGATCTTCTCGCAGCCGGAGCTGCTGGCGGCGAACGCCGAGCTGGACAACGTGGTCGACGCCGAGACGCAGACCGGGATGCGGCTGGAGACCCGCACGCTGGTCGAGCGGGCCACCCGGTGGCTGGTGTCGAACCGGCGGCCACCGGTGGACATCGAGGAACTGATCGAGTTCTTCGGCCCCGGCATCGCGAAGCTGACCGCGGCGTTGCCCGAGGTACTGCGGGGTCGCGAGCTGGCGCTGTTCGAGCAGCGCCGGGAAGCCCTGGTGCAGAAGGGGGTCTCGGAGGACTTCGCGACCCGGATCGCGGTGCTGCCGCCGACGTACGCCGGACTCGGGATCGTCGAGACCGCGTCCAGCGACGACCTCGACATCCTCGAGGTCGCCAAGGTCCACTTCGCCCTCGGCGAACGCCTGCAACTGGGCCGCTTCCTCGAACGCATCATCGGCCTGCCGCGCACCGACCGCTGGCAGACGATGGCCCGCGCCGCCCTCCGCGACGACCTGCACTCGGTCCACGCCCGCCTGACCCGCCAGGTCCTGGCCACCACCGACGCCACCGCCGAACCCGAGGACCGCGTCATCACCTGGCAGGACCGCAACGCTGCGGCCCTCTCCCGAGCCGCCTCCATGCTCGAGGAAATAGTAGAAATCGAGGGCCCGGAACTCGCCCACCTCTCAGTAGGCCTCCGCCTGGTCCGCACCCTCCTCGCCAACCAGGCCTAACGTTCGGACACCACGACGTCGACGGAGTACTGGTCGGCCCGGTAGCAGTGGCTGCCGTATTCGACCGGGGTTCCGTCGGCGGCGTAGGCGGCGCGGGTCATGGTGATCAGGGGCTCGGCCTTGGACATGTGGAGGGTGCGGCGTTCCTCGGCGGTGGCGTTGCGAGCGCCGATGCGTTGCCGGGCGACCGCCGGGCGGATGCCGCGGGCGCGGAGTACGGCGTACAGGCCGTCGTTCGTGAGGTCCTCGAGGGTGAGGTCCTCGAGGGCCGGGGGCAGCCAGTTGCGCAGGATCGCGAGCGGCAGGTCGTCGGCGTACCGGAGCCGGACGATCGAGACCAGCGGGGTACCGGGCGGGAGCTCGAGGACGGCGGCGGCGCGTTCGTCCTGCGCGGCGCAGTCCAGCGCGAGTACTTCGGTGTGCGGCGTCCGCCCCTCGCGGGCGAGGTCGTCGTACAGGCTGGTCAGCTCGGCCTTGCGGTGCACCATCTGGTTCGCGACGGTGGTGCCGATGCCGCGGCGGCGGACCAGCAGGCCCTGGTTGACCAGCTCGGAGATCGCGCGGCGCACCGTCGGGCGGGACAGGCTCAGCCGGTCCGACATGCCGATCTCGTTCTCGAACGGGTCGCCCGGGCGCAGCCGGCCGTCCGTGATGGCAGCGGTCAGCTGCTCGGCCAGCTGGTGGTACAGCGGCACCGGGCTGGACCGATCGAGCTGGATCGGCAGGGCGGCATTCATGACCGGATGGTACTGCGTATGTCCACACGTGAGAATGTGTTAACAAAGTCTTGACACCTCTGCCGCAGGCCCGGAAGGCTGGCAGTCAGCGCGCCGCCGTGGCGCGCCCTTACTCGAGAGAGGGCTGCGCGGATGCGGATCGGGTTGGTCGGGATCGGGCGGATCGGGGCGTTCCACGCCGCGACGCTGCAGGATTTGCCGGCGGTGGATCAGGTGGTCGTCGCCGACGCGGACCCGGCCCGGGCCGAGGCGGTCGCGAAGGAGCTGGGCGTTACGTCGGTCCCCGACGTACCGGCGTTGCTCGCGTCCGAGCTGGACGGGTTCGTGATCGCGGCGGCGACCTCCGCGCACGCCTCGCTGATCGAGGCGGGGCTGGCGGCCGGCGTACCGACGTTCTGCGAGAAGCCGGTCGCGCTCGACCTGGCCGAGACCGAGCGGGTGCTCGCGCTGGTCGAGGCCTCGACGGTGCCGGTACACATCGGTTTCCAGCGCCGGTTCGACGCCGGGTACCAGGCGGCGCGGGCGGCGGTCGCGTCCGGCGAGCTCGGCTTCGTGCACCACGTCCGGGCGAACACGAACGACGCGTTCCCGCCGCACCAGGACTACATCCCGCAGAGCGGCGGCTTCTTCCGCGACTGCACGGTGCACGACTTCGACATCATCCGGTACGTCACCGGCCGCGAGGTGGTCAGCGTGTACGCGACCGGCGCGAACCGCGGCGAGACCTTCTTCGGCGAGTACGGCGACGTGGACTCCGCCGCCGCGCTGCTGACCCTGGACGACAGCACGTTCGTCGCGGTCAGCGGGACCCGGTACAACGGCGCCGGTCACGACGTACGGATGGAACTCCACGGCAGCCTCGGCTCGATCGCCGTCGGCCTCGACTCGCATACTGCTCTGCGCTCGGCGGAGCCCGGCGTCGCGTTCCCGGACGGGCCGCCGCACATGACCTTCATGGACCGGTTCCAGCCCGCGTACGTCGCCGAGCTGACCGCGTTCACGGAGGTCGTCGCCGGTACCCGCAAGGTGCCGTGCACGGTCCGCGACGCGCTCGCCGCGTTCCGGATCGCCGACGCCTGTGAACTGTCCCGCCACGAAAACCGCATCGTCACGCTCTGAGGGGGCCTTGACATGACCGACATTGCTGCCCGGATCGCCGGTGCCCCGATCTCGTGGGGCGTGTGCGAGGTCCCGGGGTGGGGCTGGCAGTACGACGCCGCCACCGTACTCGCCGAGATGCGCACGGTCGGGCTCGCCGCGACCGAGTTCGGCCCCGACGGGTTCCTGCCCGACGACCCTTCCGACAAGGCGAAGACGCTCGCGGACGTCGGGCTGCGGGCGGTCGGCGGGTTCGTTCCCGTCGTACTGCATGATCCTGGGGTTGATCCCTCCGTCGAGGTGCTGCGCGCGCTTGAAGGGTTCGTGGCGGCTGGTGCCGGGACGTTGGTGCTTGCCGCCGCGACGGGGCAGGAGGGGTACGACGACCGGCCGGTGCTGGACGCGTCCGGCTGGAGCACCTTGCTCCGTCGGCTCGACGAGCTGTCCGCGCTCGCCGCGTCCCGCGGTGTCCTCGCGACCATCCACCCGCATGTCGGGACCATGGTCGAGAACGCCGACGACGTGTCGCGGGTACTGGAGGGGTCGACGATCGGGCTCACGCTCGACACCGGCCACCTGCTGATCGGCGGGGTCGACCCGGTCGCGCTGGCCGTTGGCAATGCTGCGCGGATCCGGCACACCCATCTGAAGGACGTCGACGCGGCGTGGGCCGCGCGGGTGCAGTCGGGCGAGGTCACGTACACGGACGCCGTACGCGCCGGCCTCTACCGGCCACTGGGCGCCGGTGACATCGACATCACCACGATCGTCAGCACGCTGGAGAAGTCCGGGTACGACGGCTGGTACGTCCTCGAACAGGACACGATCCTGCAGGCACGCCCGGTCGACGAAGGCCCGGTCGCCGACGTACGCGCCAGTGTCGCCCACTTGTACGAGATCGCGGCCGCGGTCCGATGACGCTGCGTGGTTCTTCGGGTTGCGGGGTACCGACGGACCGGCGGGATGGGAAGGTCTGATGGTGGACGACGTACAGCTGGATGTACTGACGATCGGGCGGATCGGGGTCGACCTCTACCCGCTGCAGCTCGGGACGCACCTGGAGGATGTCACCTCGTTCGGCAAGTTCCTCGGCGGGAGCGCGACGAACGTGGCGGTCGCGGCGGCGCGGCACGGCCGGAAGTCGGCGGTGATCAGCCGCACCGGCAACGACCCGTTCGGCACCTTCATCCACCGCACCCTCGGCGAACTCGGCGTCGACGACCGCTTCGTCACCCCCGTCGACGACCTGCCGACCCCGATCACGTTCTGCGAGATCTTCCCGCCGGACAACTTCCCGCTGTACTTCTACCGCTTCCCCAAGGCCCCCGACCTCGTCATCAACCCCTCCGAACTCGACCTGCCCGCCATCCGCAACGCCCGCATCTACTGGTCCACCGTCACCGGCCTCTCCGCCGAACCCTCCCGCTCCGCCCACTTCACCGCCTGGCAAGCCCGCGGCCGGAAGCCTGCTGCTGACGGGTTCACCGTGCTCGACCTCGACTACCGTCCGATGTTCTGGGCGGATCCGAGTGAGGCGCACGAGCAGGTGTCGCGGGCGCTCGAGTACTGCACGGTTGCTGTCGGCAACCGTGAGGAGTGCGAGGTCGCCGTCGGCGAGACCGACCCGGACAAGGCCGCTCAGGCCCTCCTCGACCGCGGCCTCGAACTGGCCGTCGTCAAGCAAGGCCCCCGCGGCACCCTCGCCCGTACCCGCGACGAACGCGTCGAAGTCCCGCCGTACCCGGTCGAGGTAGTCAACGGCCTCGGCGCCGGCGACGGCTTCGGCGGCGCCCTCTGTCACGGCCTACTGGCCGGCTGGCCCCTGGAGAAGATCATCCGCTTCGCCAACACCGCCGGCGCCCTCGTCGCCTCCCGCCTCGAATGCTCCACCGCCATGCCCACAACCACCGAAGTCCTCTCCCACCTGGGACCCGACGCATGACCCCCCACAACGAAGACACCCCCACCAACCGCCAGCACCCCGCCGACCAGCGCTCGGGCGAGCACTCCTCGGGCGAGCACTCCTCTGGCGACCGGTACTCCGAGGGCCAGTACTCCGAAGACGCCCGCCCGATCCCCATCCGCCGCCCCCGCTCCACCGAAGACCGGGACGCCACCATCGACACTCACGCCGACGACCCGGACGCGACCGTTCTCACCCCCACCACCAACGACCCCACCGTCCTGACGCCCCGCGTGGGTCCGCGCCCCCCCGCACCGGACGACCCAACCGTCATCACCCCACCCACCTCCCAGGGAACCTGGTGGGTAGCCCCAACCGACTACCCCCAGTACCCCCACTCCAACCCAGCTTCCAGCACCGCCGAAGCCGCCACCCCCACCAGCAACACCAACCCAGCCACCAGCAACACCAACCCAGCCACCAGCGGAGCCGGTCCAGCAGACACACCGCTCCAACGGACCGAACCACCCGCCACCGAGGCAGCAGACCCAACGCACAGAACTCCCCACACCCAAGCCCGGAACAACGCACCCACGCCAGGCCGGAACATCCCACCCACGCCAGCCAACCCATCCGCCGGCGGGGCAACGCACACAGCCGGACCGAATGAGCCGACCGTGATAGTGCCGCGCTCCGAAGGCCCCGGCGTACCGGGTCCCGACGATCCCACGGTGATCACGGACGCGACCGACCTGAACGTCGGCGTCAACGACCCGACTGTCGCAGTACGCCGTACCGCTGCCCTTGGGCCGGACGACGTAACAGTTCTGCTGGGTTCGACCCCTGACGGCCAGACAACCGTCATAGGAAACCTGAACCTTCCCCCCGGCCGTCCCCCTGCGAACGAACCCCGCCCGGAGCAGTCGCGTGGTAATCAGCTCGCTGCTGACCAAGCCCGCGCCAACCAACCACCACACGACGAGCAGCCGGTCCGTGAGCAGTCGGTTCGTGGCGAGCAGGCGACGGGCGCCGGGCGCTCGGTGGACGACGAGGTGACAGTGCGCGGTGCGGGCTCGGTGGACGGCGAGGAGACGGCGCGCGGCGAGGGCTCGGTGGACGAGGTGACGGTGCGCGGCGAGCAGTCGGCGCGCGGTGTCCGGTCGGCAGCTGAGGAGTCGTCCCCGGGTGGTGGACGGTCGGGTACGTCGGGTGTTCCGCTCGGGCATCAACTGAGTGGACAAACCGTGCGTGGTCCCCAGCAGGCGACCCTCTCCACCCGCCAACCGGCCACCCAACCTACGCAGCCTCAGGCCGAGCCCTCTCTGGGCGAGCAGCAGTCTGAGACCGGCGCGCCACTGGCCGAGCAGGTCCGGGGCGACCAGCCCCAGGCCGGGCAGCCCCAAGCCGGGCGGCTTCAGGTCGAGCAGGTTGAGGTCGGACAGGTTCAAGCCGGGCAGGTTCAGGACGAGCCGCGTCAGAGCGGGAGGGCTCAGGTTGAGCATGCTCGGGTTGAGTTGCCGGGGGTGGCTGGCGAGCAGGAGGTTGCGGCGGGGGCCGAAAGCGCTGGTCTGAGTGAGGGTGGAGGCCAGGGGATCGCGGACGAGCGTTTGGTTGCGCGGTCGGGGGATGTGGATGGCCGTGAGGGTGACCGGGTGTCCTCGAGGGGGGACGAGACGCAGGCTGGTGGGGCTCGGGGAGCCGGTGCGGGGGATGGCGGTGGTGACGGGGTCGGCGGTGCTGGGGCTGCGGGTGCTGCGAGTGCTCGCGGTGGCTTGCGAGAGTCCGGTGTGAGTGATGCCGCGGCTGAGGTGGGTATGGCGGGAGCGGAGGCCGCCGGTACGTCCGCGGGCGCTGCTGCTGCTGGGGGATCTGCTGCGGGGGCTGTGGGTGGAGTTGTCGCCGGCGTCGCTGCAGGTGCTGTTGCGGCGGGTGTCGTGGCTGCAGGTGCTGCGGCCGTCGGGGCTCGTGTGGCTGGCAGGGATGGGACAAGTGCTACGGAGGCAGGGCTGGCGGGTGAGGAGTCTGCTGCTGGTGCTGGGCGTGCGGAGACCGCGCGTGTTGGTGCTGGGCGTGCGGAGGGTGTCGGTGGTGGGCTTGCGGGGGTTGTGCGGGGGGCTGGGTGGGACGAGGTTGCTGGGCGGGTGGGGGAGTTGAC harbors:
- the iolC gene encoding 5-dehydro-2-deoxygluconokinase gives rise to the protein MVDDVQLDVLTIGRIGVDLYPLQLGTHLEDVTSFGKFLGGSATNVAVAAARHGRKSAVISRTGNDPFGTFIHRTLGELGVDDRFVTPVDDLPTPITFCEIFPPDNFPLYFYRFPKAPDLVINPSELDLPAIRNARIYWSTVTGLSAEPSRSAHFTAWQARGRKPAADGFTVLDLDYRPMFWADPSEAHEQVSRALEYCTVAVGNREECEVAVGETDPDKAAQALLDRGLELAVVKQGPRGTLARTRDERVEVPPYPVEVVNGLGAGDGFGGALCHGLLAGWPLEKIIRFANTAGALVASRLECSTAMPTTTEVLSHLGPDA
- a CDS encoding NAD-glutamate dehydrogenase, whose product is MQSKLDVLKADVIAKAVATGTHGHDKVVDPVRLKTFLEQYYRHVAAEDVAERQPNDCLGAARHHYKSAMSRPQGTAKVHVFTPTPEEFGWSAAGRTVVEIVVDDMPFLVDTAAMVITERNLELQLLIHPQFVVRRDVAGTLQEVLDDTTSADEHDLVRESWMHLEIERIADVTEHRALEQDLLKVLNDVREAVEDWPKMHEKAVSIAAGLHAADLPVPESEVEEARELLEWLADEHFTFLGYREYDFTMEGAQGILRGSAGTGLGILRPDPRPGSGKLPPEVSAKARERKLMILTKANSRSTVHRSTYLDYVGIKQFDENGDAVRECRFIGLLSSTAYTESVMQVPVLRRKALELFRLTGFDPNSHSGKGLLDVLETYPRDELLQAPVEDLLPIVQSVLHLQERRAVKLFVRRDVYNRYLSCLVYLPRDRYTTAVRLRMQQILKDAIGAESVTYAAYVTESVLARVHFVVRMKQGETVGEYDADTLEQQVVEATRAWEDDFTAALHAQGGDGAVTKLFRRYADAFPEAYKEDFDARVAVNDVHVLDGLPADNGLAMSLYSPIDEEWEGERRFKVFRTGSALSLSHVLPHLSAMGVEVVDERPYEIRRADGSMAYIYDFGLRAPEDSEEREELRTLFSDTFQAVWEGRAESDRLNALVLRGSLSWRQVSILRAYQRYMRQGGTPFSQAYIENTFLNHVDVAGLLVQLFETSFDPARGAADDPDRTMRTDQLEKEILAALDTVQSLDEDRILRSYLTVMKATLRTNYFQPGPDGRPRPYISLKLEPKAIPDLPQPRPAYEIFVYSPRVEGVHLRFGAVARGGLRWSDRREDFRTEVLGLVKAQMVKNSVIVPVGAKGGFYAKQLPDPSADRDAWLAEGIASYKTFISGLLDITDNIVAGDIVPPRDVVRYDGDDAYLVVAADKGTATFSDIANGVAKEYGFWLGDAFASGGSVGYDHKAMGITARGAWESVKRHFRELGHDCQNEDFTVVGVGDMSGDVFGNGMLLSEHIRLVAAFDHRHIFLDPAPDAAVSFAERRRLFELPRSSWADYDASLISAGGGVYPRTEKAIPISSQVREVLGIDGSATKLTPAELMNAILKAPVDLFWNGGIGTYVKSSNESNADVGDKANDAIRINGAELRARAVGEGGNLGFTQLGRIEYAANGGRINTDFIDNVAGVDTSDHEVNIKILLDTVVADGDLTEKQRNDIIASMTDEVGALVLKSNYRQNIALANATAQAPALMHVHQDWVRRLERQGLLDRQLEFLPSIPEFKRRKAEGRGLTSPELSVLIAYTKIVMEAELLKTSLPDDPFLKHKLASYFPKAIQERFADQIQSHQLRREIITTQVVNEFVNTSGITAYHRLSLETGGNEEDVVRANLAASRIFSQPELLAANAELDNVVDAETQTGMRLETRTLVERATRWLVSNRRPPVDIEELIEFFGPGIAKLTAALPEVLRGRELALFEQRREALVQKGVSEDFATRIAVLPPTYAGLGIVETASSDDLDILEVAKVHFALGERLQLGRFLERIIGLPRTDRWQTMARAALRDDLHSVHARLTRQVLATTDATAEPEDRVITWQDRNAAALSRAASMLEEIVEIEGPELAHLSVGLRLVRTLLANQA
- a CDS encoding ferredoxin — its product is MSRLEIDWTRCDGHGLCAGLLPDDIALDEWGFPVLRGREITAGELPDARRAVLACPALALRLTKGLTKR
- a CDS encoding Gfo/Idh/MocA family protein, with product MRIGLVGIGRIGAFHAATLQDLPAVDQVVVADADPARAEAVAKELGVTSVPDVPALLASELDGFVIAAATSAHASLIEAGLAAGVPTFCEKPVALDLAETERVLALVEASTVPVHIGFQRRFDAGYQAARAAVASGELGFVHHVRANTNDAFPPHQDYIPQSGGFFRDCTVHDFDIIRYVTGREVVSVYATGANRGETFFGEYGDVDSAAALLTLDDSTFVAVSGTRYNGAGHDVRMELHGSLGSIAVGLDSHTALRSAEPGVAFPDGPPHMTFMDRFQPAYVAELTAFTEVVAGTRKVPCTVRDALAAFRIADACELSRHENRIVTL
- a CDS encoding sugar phosphate isomerase/epimerase family protein; amino-acid sequence: MTDIAARIAGAPISWGVCEVPGWGWQYDAATVLAEMRTVGLAATEFGPDGFLPDDPSDKAKTLADVGLRAVGGFVPVVLHDPGVDPSVEVLRALEGFVAAGAGTLVLAAATGQEGYDDRPVLDASGWSTLLRRLDELSALAASRGVLATIHPHVGTMVENADDVSRVLEGSTIGLTLDTGHLLIGGVDPVALAVGNAARIRHTHLKDVDAAWAARVQSGEVTYTDAVRAGLYRPLGAGDIDITTIVSTLEKSGYDGWYVLEQDTILQARPVDEGPVADVRASVAHLYEIAAAVR
- a CDS encoding NADH-ubiquinone oxidoreductase-F iron-sulfur binding region domain-containing protein produces the protein MRVIGEARVLAGLDQGRLDFQRHLLTHGQQPELTRHEYVRLCEAVGLRGRGGAAFPVALKVQDLPARGVEAVVVNGSESEPVSRKDRLLLTRAPHLVLDGAVGLAHALRAPHVLIAVHDQEAATSLREALMERDDQLAIEVRETPGRFVAGEARAVLSVLEGGTAVPPGRRVLPTRKGYHRRPTFLSNVETFAQLAVLARLGSRGYSSTGLSSEPGTQLLTIGGAVQHPGVLETPNGVPLDTVLQYAGAEPGPVLLGGYHGRWLPNTDGLTLQRPEVSAGIILALGSDTCPLGEVTRVAEWLRGQSAGQCGPCVFGLGALVDDFARITIGDPDGWYDAQRHLGLVPGRGACAHPDGTARFLTSALEVFEDDVRRHLNHEGCGRPVRGVLPVSGGQR
- a CDS encoding GntR family transcriptional regulator, translated to MNAALPIQLDRSSPVPLYHQLAEQLTAAITDGRLRPGDPFENEIGMSDRLSLSRPTVRRAISELVNQGLLVRRRGIGTTVANQMVHRKAELTSLYDDLAREGRTPHTEVLALDCAAQDERAAAVLELPPGTPLVSIVRLRYADDLPLAILRNWLPPALEDLTLEDLTNDGLYAVLRARGIRPAVARQRIGARNATAEERRTLHMSKAEPLITMTRAAYAADGTPVEYGSHCYRADQYSVDVVVSER